Genomic DNA from Miscanthus floridulus cultivar M001 unplaced genomic scaffold, ASM1932011v1 fs_837_2_3, whole genome shotgun sequence:
GAGAGAAGTAGAGgaacgtgtcgaacctgacaccacagaggaggatccgctcgtctccgccatggagtcggtgtctgcgctaggcagcgacggtcgggaAAGAGTACGGTGATGAGCAGTGGCGACCGACAGTGAAGACCGGTGGCGGCGCAGTGAAGTCCGGCGTGGTGGTAGCCCTTCGGTGTAGATGCAGAGGTGGCGCGGCAGGTGGCTTTCCGTCACTAGCTGCGCCCCtcttgatcggattagggtttagggattTCGATGGGGAGcttggctcaggcgaacctcgtgttaagagccgccggccccgacttctttttatagcgcagtgtgacaggagccctccagccatggtgggctgggcgcccccgatcagggcgcgaatcaaaggcctaactgggccgttgggtccagttaggattagagatcaatctaacaatcggcagtcctatgggtgcaagcctgatATAGTTACCTTCAACACTTTATTGAAGGGTTTGTGTAGTGTTGACCGGTGGGAGGATGCTGAGCAGCTCATGGTTAATATGATGCACAGTAATTGTCCCCCTGACGAAATGACATTCAATACAGTAATCACTTCTTTATGCCAGAAAGGATTACTTCTGCAAGCAATTGAAACTCTGAAGATAATGGCTGAGAATGGTTGCATTCCAAACTCATCTACCTATAACATAGTAGTTGATGCACTTCTGAAGGCTGGAAAGACTCAGGTAGCCCTTGAGCTACTGAGTGGCATGACAAATGGTACTCCAGATTTGATTACTTATAATACAGTAATTTCCAATATTACCAAGGCCAGGAAAATGGAGGAAGCTCTTGATTTGTTGCGTGTGATGGTCTCTAACGGCCTTTGCCCAGATACGACTACATACAAATCTTTAGCATATGGTATCTGTAGAGAAGATGGAACTGACTGGGCAATGAGAATGCTCTGCAGAGTGCAAGATATGGGCTTATCACCTGACACTACATTCTATAATGATATTCTTCTTGGTTTTTGTCAAAATTGGAGAGCAGATCTCGCCATTGATTGCTTTGCTCATATGGTCTCCAGTGGCTGCATGCCTGATGAATCAA
This window encodes:
- the LOC136533285 gene encoding pentatricopeptide repeat-containing protein At1g09900-like yields the protein MTFNTVITSLCQKGLLLQAIETLKIMAENGCIPNSSTYNIVVDALLKAGKTQVALELLSGMTNGTPDLITYNTVISNITKARKMEEALDLLRVMVSNGLCPDTTTYKSLAYGICREDGTDWAMRMLCRVQDMGLSPDTTFYNDILLGFCQNWRADLAIDCFAHMVSSGCMPDESTYIILLEALAYECLLDEAKQLLVNLCSLGVLDKSLIEEESHYS